The window GACATCCTCGCGACATCCTGCTTCAGCAGATAGATCGATATAGCGAGAAGGACCACATCCTTCATAAGGAAGGGAACGTTGCCGGCCATCGCTGGAAACCCGGCAGACGGATCCCATCCATTCGGCACGAAAGGGATGATCGTGACGGTCGTGATGAACGTGACGCCGGAACCGATAGCTCCAAGAATTCCCAATCGCTTATCCCAGAATCCTGCGTACAGGAGCGCGCAAATCGTCCATTCCGATGCACCCAGGAATCGGGCGCCTCCGCGGAGGCCGAACGCAGGGTACAGCCAGGAAATGAAAGGGCTGTGGCTAATGAAGGGGATCATTGCCTGGGCCCCATATTGATGCCATTTGGTATACCCAAAGAACAGGAATATGAGCACCATTGACGCACGGAGTAAATGATACTCAAGATCCTCTCTGAGAAGATCTAGTTTCACCAGTATCCAGACAAGGCACCTGATCGGAAAGCTGACGGTGCCGCCGCGCTCCGCCGAACGCGTCACCTTTACGACATCCTGCTTCAGCAGATAGACCGATGCTGCAAGGAGCGCCACATCCTTCATGAGAAAAGGAACGTTGCCAGTCATTGCCGGGAATCCTCCGGCAACCTGATCCCAGCCGTTCGGCATAAATGGAATGATCGTCACGGTCGCAACATATGTAATACATGATCCGATCGATCCGAGGATCCCCACTTGCTTGTTCCAGAATCCCCAGAACAGAAGCGAGCAGATCAGCCATTCCATCACACCGACAAACCAGCTGCCTCCCCGAATGCCGAACGCAGGATACATCCATGAAATAAGCGGCCCATTGCTGATATAGGGAATGAGTACGTTGGCCTCGTACTCGAACCATTTCTGGTATCCAAACAGCAGGAATACGATCACCATCGACGCGCGAATTAGCAGATAGTCGAGATCGTCCTTGAGAAGACTGGACCTGGACAATGCGTTGATGAGATGATTCATTGTTGATCGCTTTGCTGGCGCAATTGGCCCAACTCTTGACTGGGAATGCCCCGGGTTGGACGTCTTCTTTCTAAGCACAATACGCAATGATCGCTTGCGCTACATTGCTCGCGTTGTGCATTCTTGCGCGGAATCGTCAGGCTCCGATGTCCGTCGTCGGAACGATCCCATCAATTAAATTGATTAGGCTGGGGCACTAATCCCCCATTAGCGACCCTCAAGCGGAACATCATACTTCGCCAGTCCAGAAACGAGACGTCGGTGAACACGGGACCGCTAGCGTCTTTCTCTGGTCCTCCGCGCGGATTGCCGACAATTCGGTCGAAGCACTCATTTGATCGATCGATCAAACGGCGGATCGAACAGGACGTTCGGCATGCCAACATCACGATCATCGAGGGAATTGGAGCTAGTCAATACAGAATCGGGATCGTGTCCGCGCGCCTCGTCGAGGCC is drawn from Terriglobales bacterium and contains these coding sequences:
- a CDS encoding DUF417 family protein, which produces MNHLINALSRSSLLKDDLDYLLIRASMVIVFLLFGYQKWFEYEANVLIPYISNGPLISWMYPAFGIRGGSWFVGVMEWLICSLLFWGFWNKQVGILGSIGSCITYVATVTIIPFMPNGWDQVAGGFPAMTGNVPFLMKDVALLAASVYLLKQDVVKVTRSAERGGTVSFPIRCLVWILVKLDLLREDLEYHLLRASMVLIFLFFGYTKWHQYGAQAMIPFISHSPFISWLYPAFGLRGGARFLGASEWTICALLYAGFWDKRLGILGAIGSGVTFITTVTIIPFVPNGWDPSAGFPAMAGNVPFLMKDVVLLAISIYLLKQDVARMSLRVEIADMTPNRSRANGMAAAVPTSAAFLART